From a single Lactococcus carnosus genomic region:
- a CDS encoding DUF1700 domain-containing protein, with product MSYIQDLASYLTNLPQEEREDALFYYEQYIYEGKLTDGQAVSEFGTPKQLARRLVADYYMGDTPQLPEKKAQSPFTLARVVILALFASPILIPVMIAALAVILSLMIAFASLVMAVFVVILGFFVAAIVSVVGGVIIVTQSVLGGLFYIASGVALIGLVLLVWPLAIQIVKWLKTVLMLMIKWVGKQTVGKKGVRHES from the coding sequence ATGAGTTATATCCAGGATCTAGCAAGTTATTTAACCAATCTACCACAGGAAGAGCGTGAAGATGCCCTGTTTTATTATGAACAGTATATCTATGAAGGTAAGCTGACAGATGGTCAAGCAGTTTCTGAGTTTGGGACACCCAAGCAGCTCGCCAGACGATTAGTTGCCGATTACTACATGGGTGACACACCACAGCTTCCAGAAAAAAAAGCGCAGTCCCCTTTTACCTTGGCTAGAGTTGTCATTCTTGCCTTATTTGCATCACCTATTTTAATTCCTGTCATGATTGCTGCCTTAGCAGTGATATTGTCACTAATGATTGCTTTTGCATCACTTGTTATGGCAGTATTTGTTGTGATTTTAGGCTTTTTTGTGGCAGCAATCGTAAGTGTTGTAGGTGGGGTGATCATTGTCACTCAGTCAGTCTTAGGTGGCTTATTCTATATAGCATCTGGTGTTGCCCTTATCGGCTTAGTCCTATTAGTTTGGCCACTCGCTATTCAGATCGTTAAGTGGTTAAAAACAGTCTTAATGCTGATGATTAAGTGGGTTGGTAAGCAGACTGTGGGTAAAAAAGGAGTGAGACATGAATCGTAA
- a CDS encoding DUF4097 family beta strand repeat-containing protein, whose protein sequence is MNRKRMMIIGAILLIVGGTSAYGIWQVEKPGGLVWQGGFKYKRLGKISQYDYASHLPADSATIKKLTIAVKNGDVTITKGTVFRVTTTKYAGNTSKNALSVTFKDGSLSIEENRNHENQIFFGVNSFTHKIHIEIPEDSSLATITAKTQNGDLTVKNIKHADKLSASSDNGDVTIENVVSKYGQANNENGDIDIKYTSFDKLSAKNQNGDITFKSSHILDGGDISNQNGDIELDKTALPTFYTTTQNGDKEIKRSKASQETSKAAAALHILNHNGDIEID, encoded by the coding sequence ATGAATCGTAAGAGAATGATGATCATCGGTGCGATCTTATTGATAGTAGGTGGGACAAGTGCTTATGGCATTTGGCAGGTAGAAAAACCAGGTGGCTTAGTCTGGCAAGGTGGTTTTAAATATAAACGGCTAGGAAAAATCAGTCAGTATGATTATGCATCTCATCTACCAGCTGATAGTGCGACCATTAAAAAGTTAACGATTGCTGTTAAAAATGGGGATGTTACCATCACAAAAGGGACAGTATTTAGGGTAACGACAACAAAATATGCTGGAAATACCTCAAAGAATGCCTTATCTGTTACCTTTAAAGATGGTAGCTTATCTATCGAAGAAAACCGGAATCATGAAAACCAAATCTTCTTTGGTGTCAACAGTTTCACGCATAAGATTCACATAGAAATCCCAGAAGATAGTTCGCTAGCGACGATAACTGCCAAGACCCAAAATGGTGACTTGACTGTCAAAAATATAAAGCATGCCGATAAGCTGTCAGCATCAAGTGATAATGGTGATGTCACTATTGAAAATGTTGTGAGCAAATATGGTCAAGCAAACAACGAAAATGGGGATATAGATATTAAATACACAAGTTTTGACAAGTTAAGTGCTAAAAATCAAAACGGTGATATTACTTTCAAATCAAGTCATATTTTAGATGGTGGTGATATCAGTAATCAAAATGGGGATATCGAACTTGATAAAACAGCACTTCCAACCTTTTACACAACAACACAGAATGGTGATAAAGAAATTAAGCGTAGCAAAGCAAGTCAAGAAACCAGTAAAGCGGCTGCAGCATTACACATCTTGAACCATAATGGTGATATTGAGATAGACTAA